In one Terriglobia bacterium genomic region, the following are encoded:
- a CDS encoding glycosyltransferase, with the protein MPPLTLILATLSLGIWVYLLAGRGGYWRVRRFVADGDAAEAPREWPAVVAIVPARNEAENVAQTIRALLQQDYPGRLSIVLVDDHSEDGTAEVARQAARECGGAARVRVHAAAALPGGWAGKVWAMAQGVAGGAEPAPGFYWFTDADVAPAPETLRRMVCRAERDALDLASLMVFLQTWTFPERALIPAFLFFFLQLYPPRWIADPRARTAGAAGGCILLRREALERIGGFQAIRGEVIDDCALARAVKKSGGRIWMGLSRVSVSVRVYGRFAEIEQMIARTAFTQLRYSALQLGGAVAGLLVTYVAPVVLALGAHAPARWLGLGAWLLMAAGFAPALRFYRQSLLWAPLLPLIALFYLAATLDSATRYWFGQGGEWKGRAQAPHPG; encoded by the coding sequence GTGCCGCCGCTCACGCTCATCCTCGCGACTCTTTCTCTGGGGATCTGGGTGTATTTGCTGGCAGGGCGCGGCGGATACTGGCGCGTGCGGAGGTTCGTTGCGGATGGCGATGCGGCGGAGGCTCCGCGCGAATGGCCCGCGGTCGTGGCCATTGTTCCGGCGCGGAATGAAGCGGAGAACGTAGCGCAGACGATCCGCGCGCTCCTGCAGCAGGACTATCCCGGGCGGCTCTCGATCGTGCTGGTGGACGACCACAGCGAGGACGGCACGGCGGAGGTTGCCCGGCAGGCCGCGCGAGAGTGCGGCGGCGCGGCGCGCGTGCGGGTGCATGCGGCGGCGGCGCTGCCCGGCGGCTGGGCGGGCAAGGTGTGGGCCATGGCGCAGGGCGTGGCCGGCGGCGCAGAGCCAGCACCGGGCTTCTACTGGTTCACGGATGCGGACGTCGCCCCTGCGCCGGAGACGCTGCGGCGCATGGTCTGCCGCGCGGAGCGCGACGCCCTGGACCTGGCCTCGCTCATGGTTTTCCTGCAGACCTGGACGTTTCCCGAGCGCGCGCTGATCCCCGCCTTTCTCTTTTTCTTTCTGCAGCTTTACCCTCCGCGCTGGATCGCCGATCCGCGCGCGCGCACCGCGGGCGCGGCGGGCGGCTGCATCCTGTTGCGCCGCGAAGCGCTCGAGCGCATCGGCGGTTTCCAGGCCATCCGCGGGGAAGTGATTGACGACTGCGCGCTGGCCCGCGCGGTGAAGAAGAGCGGCGGGCGGATCTGGATGGGGCTGAGCCGGGTGAGCGTGAGCGTGCGGGTCTACGGCCGCTTCGCCGAAATCGAACAGATGATCGCGCGCACGGCCTTCACGCAACTGCGCTACTCCGCGCTGCAGCTGGGCGGGGCCGTCGCGGGCCTGCTGGTGACGTATGTCGCGCCGGTGGTGCTGGCGCTGGGGGCGCACGCTCCGGCGCGGTGGCTGGGGCTGGGTGCGTGGCTGCTGATGGCCGCGGGCTTCGCACCTGCGCTGCGCTTCTACCGGCAATCGCTGCTGTGGGCGCCGCTGCTGCCGCTGATTGCGCTGTTCTATCTTGCGGCGACGCTGGATTCCGCGACGCGCTACTGGTTCGGGCAGGGCGGCGAGTGGAAGGGCCGGGCGCAGGCCCCGCACCCGGGGTAA
- a CDS encoding xanthine dehydrogenase family protein molybdopterin-binding subunit has protein sequence MSRGETKTGKMPRREFLQTTTAVGAGLVLELYLPGKHEALAAELSGKPVAVNAWVRIAPDGTATILIDKSEMGQGVMTSLAMVLAEEMDLDWNEVRTEFAPAAPEYINPLFGVQGTGGSTSVRGSWAPLAKAGAAAREMLIAAAAKRWGVAASACSAENGGVVHHASKRRIGYGALAEEAAKLPVPEKPALKDPRSYRFIGKPLKRLDTFSKVTGRAGFGMDVRLPRMLHAAVERCPVFDGKVKSFDATRAKAVRGVTQVVQISSGVAVIADNTWSALEGRRALEIVWDEGPKAAISSQAISKLYAERAEQPGAVARNDGDAEAGLAGAAKKIEAVFEVPYLAHATMEPMNCAADVRRDGCDIYAPTQLQTGTQRAGVAITGLKPEQVRVHTTFLGGGFGRRGEVDFVADAVELSKAAGAPVQVTWTREDDMRHDFYRPAAYTRLAAGLDAEGWPLAWKQRIVGPAVMLRFNPAAVRNGLDPLAVEGAADIQYAIPNFYTDYVLTDAGVPVGFWRSVGNSFNGFFTECFIDELARAGGKDPFEFRRKLLAKAPRHLGVLELAAEKAGWGAALPAGRTRGIAVLESFGSCVAQVAEVDVHRSAREVRVHRVVCAVNCGRFINPAIIASQMESAIVFGLSAALKGAITIAGGRVEQSNFHDYEVLRLNEMPQIEVHIVPSNEAPGGVGEPGTPPIAPAVCNAIFAATGKPIRRLPIRAEDLA, from the coding sequence ATGTCTCGAGGGGAAACCAAGACAGGGAAAATGCCCCGCCGCGAGTTCTTGCAGACGACAACGGCGGTCGGCGCGGGCCTGGTGCTGGAACTTTACCTGCCCGGCAAGCACGAAGCGCTCGCCGCGGAGCTTTCCGGCAAACCCGTGGCCGTCAATGCCTGGGTGCGCATCGCACCGGACGGCACGGCGACCATACTGATCGACAAATCGGAGATGGGCCAGGGCGTCATGACCTCATTGGCCATGGTGCTCGCGGAGGAAATGGATCTCGACTGGAACGAGGTCCGGACCGAATTTGCGCCCGCCGCGCCGGAATATATCAATCCACTTTTCGGCGTCCAGGGCACCGGCGGAAGCACCAGCGTCCGCGGATCCTGGGCCCCGCTGGCTAAAGCGGGGGCGGCGGCGCGCGAAATGCTAATCGCCGCCGCGGCCAAGCGCTGGGGCGTGGCTGCCTCCGCCTGCAGCGCGGAGAACGGCGGCGTGGTGCATCACGCAAGCAAGCGCCGCATCGGTTACGGCGCATTGGCGGAAGAAGCTGCGAAGCTCCCCGTGCCGGAAAAGCCCGCGCTGAAAGACCCCCGGAGCTACCGCTTCATCGGCAAGCCGTTAAAGCGCCTGGACACGTTTTCGAAAGTGACCGGCCGCGCCGGGTTCGGCATGGACGTGCGCCTGCCCCGGATGCTGCATGCGGCCGTGGAGCGCTGTCCGGTCTTCGACGGCAAGGTGAAAAGTTTCGACGCGACAAGGGCCAAGGCCGTGCGCGGCGTGACCCAGGTCGTGCAGATTTCCAGCGGCGTAGCCGTCATCGCGGACAATACCTGGTCGGCCCTGGAGGGCCGCCGGGCGCTGGAGATCGTCTGGGACGAAGGACCCAAGGCCGCAATTTCAAGCCAGGCAATCAGCAAGCTTTACGCCGAGCGCGCGGAGCAGCCGGGAGCGGTGGCGCGCAATGATGGAGACGCCGAAGCCGGACTCGCGGGCGCGGCAAAAAAGATCGAGGCTGTATTCGAAGTGCCGTACCTCGCCCATGCCACCATGGAACCGATGAACTGCGCCGCCGACGTGCGCCGTGACGGTTGCGACATCTATGCGCCCACGCAGTTGCAGACCGGCACGCAGCGGGCCGGGGTGGCCATCACGGGACTGAAGCCGGAACAGGTGCGCGTTCACACGACTTTTCTCGGCGGGGGGTTCGGCCGGCGCGGGGAAGTGGATTTCGTAGCCGACGCCGTCGAGCTTTCGAAGGCCGCCGGCGCGCCCGTACAGGTTACCTGGACACGCGAAGACGACATGCGGCATGACTTCTACCGCCCCGCGGCCTACACCAGGCTTGCGGCGGGACTCGACGCCGAAGGCTGGCCGCTGGCATGGAAGCAGCGCATCGTGGGCCCCGCGGTCATGCTGCGCTTCAACCCGGCTGCGGTGCGGAACGGGCTCGACCCGCTGGCGGTCGAAGGAGCCGCGGACATCCAGTACGCCATCCCCAATTTCTACACCGATTACGTGCTGACCGACGCCGGGGTGCCCGTGGGCTTCTGGCGCTCGGTGGGAAATTCGTTCAATGGATTTTTCACGGAATGCTTCATCGATGAACTGGCCAGGGCCGGCGGCAAGGACCCTTTCGAATTCCGGCGCAAGCTGCTGGCAAAAGCGCCGCGCCACCTCGGCGTGCTGGAGCTGGCCGCTGAAAAGGCCGGCTGGGGCGCGGCGCTGCCCGCAGGCCGCACGCGAGGAATCGCGGTTCTGGAATCGTTCGGGAGCTGCGTCGCGCAGGTGGCGGAAGTCGATGTGCATCGCAGCGCCAGGGAAGTGCGCGTGCATCGCGTGGTATGCGCGGTGAATTGCGGCCGCTTCATCAATCCGGCCATCATTGCTTCGCAGATGGAAAGCGCCATCGTCTTCGGCCTCTCTGCCGCCCTGAAGGGCGCCATCACCATCGCCGGGGGCCGCGTGGAGCAGAGCAATTTCCACGACTACGAGGTGCTGCGGCTTAACGAAATGCCGCAGATCGAAGTGCACATCGTCCCGAGCAACGAAGCGCCCGGCGGCGTGGGCGAACCCGGCACGCCGCCCATCGCACCGGCGGTCTGCAACGCGATCTTTGCGGCGACCGGCAAGCCCATCCGGCGGCTGCCCATCCGGGCCGAGGACCTGGCCTGA
- a CDS encoding xanthine dehydrogenase family protein molybdopterin-binding subunit yields the protein MTTSTPSGTAKRSTLMNRRTFLKTTATGGAALVVGFHLPFRAFADEAQQQEKKIPNPFNAWVRIAADNRVTLILAKSEMGQGVMTALPMILAEELCVNWKSVSVEQAPTDPAIYEHGTGGSSSVPESWLPLRQAGAAAREMLVTAAAQRWSVNRDTCKAENGAVIHGARKKIFRYGQLVEEAAMLPIPDFKTVPLKNSAEFTIVGHDTHRVDARTKSGGTARFGLDVRVPGMLYAVVARCPVFGGKVAKFDAAKAKGVAGVREVVAIDAIGQGAFTAGGVAVVADSSWAAIQGRQALEISWDEGAAAGESSAALRQQFLENAAKPGKIVRNDGDAEAALAAAGSRAVQADYEVPFAAHACMEPMNCTVHVRPDGAEAWVPSQAPQWARDIIAQVTGLKPETVTVHTTLLGGGFGRRYQADFAAEAAQVSKAVGQPVMVLWTREDDLQHCFYRPASLHRMAGALDGQGGLAAWKHFQTSTSIAVVWEKDGAEKPEASEFAMAAFLPYRAAGYRVEYTLGKSAVPRAWWRSVENSGCGFVVESFVDELAAAAKVDPLEFRLRLIGGDRKIPDFTSPTGDPLDTARLKGVLKLAAEKAGWGKAPAKGTGRGIAGYFSFNSYAAAVIEARVQKGAVRVLRVVAAVDVGRAVNPLGVRAQVESAVIYGLTAALKDAITIERGRVAQSNFHDYEMLRIQEAPPVEVHIVASSEKPTGIGEPAVPVIAPALCNALYAATGKRVRRLPIRVQELA from the coding sequence GGAAAAGAAAATCCCCAACCCCTTCAACGCCTGGGTGCGCATCGCGGCGGACAACCGGGTCACGCTGATCCTGGCCAAATCGGAGATGGGCCAGGGGGTGATGACGGCGCTGCCGATGATCCTGGCGGAAGAGCTGTGCGTGAACTGGAAGAGCGTGAGTGTGGAGCAGGCGCCCACGGACCCCGCGATCTACGAACACGGCACGGGAGGCAGCAGCAGCGTGCCGGAGTCCTGGCTGCCGCTGCGCCAGGCGGGAGCCGCGGCGCGGGAGATGCTGGTGACGGCGGCGGCGCAGCGCTGGAGTGTCAACCGCGACACCTGCAAGGCCGAAAACGGTGCGGTGATTCACGGGGCGCGCAAAAAAATTTTCCGCTACGGCCAGCTGGTGGAAGAGGCGGCCATGCTGCCGATCCCGGATTTCAAGACGGTGCCGCTGAAGAATTCGGCCGAGTTCACCATCGTCGGCCACGACACGCACCGCGTGGATGCACGCACGAAGAGCGGCGGCACGGCGCGATTCGGGCTGGATGTGCGGGTGCCGGGAATGCTCTACGCCGTGGTCGCGCGCTGCCCGGTCTTCGGCGGGAAGGTGGCGAAGTTCGACGCGGCGAAGGCCAAGGGCGTCGCCGGGGTGCGCGAAGTCGTGGCGATAGACGCCATCGGCCAGGGCGCGTTCACGGCGGGCGGCGTGGCCGTGGTGGCGGATTCCTCCTGGGCGGCGATCCAGGGGCGCCAGGCGCTGGAGATTTCCTGGGACGAAGGCGCGGCGGCGGGAGAATCGAGCGCAGCGCTGCGCCAGCAGTTCCTGGAGAACGCGGCAAAGCCCGGAAAGATCGTGCGCAACGACGGCGACGCGGAGGCCGCGCTGGCGGCCGCGGGAAGCCGCGCGGTGCAGGCGGACTACGAAGTGCCGTTCGCGGCGCACGCCTGCATGGAGCCGATGAACTGCACGGTGCACGTGCGCCCCGACGGCGCGGAAGCCTGGGTGCCCTCGCAGGCGCCGCAGTGGGCGCGCGACATCATCGCGCAGGTCACCGGACTGAAGCCGGAGACGGTCACGGTGCACACTACGCTGCTGGGCGGCGGCTTCGGGCGGCGCTACCAGGCGGATTTCGCGGCCGAAGCGGCGCAGGTGTCCAAGGCCGTGGGCCAGCCGGTGATGGTGTTGTGGACGCGCGAAGACGACTTGCAGCACTGCTTCTACCGCCCGGCATCCCTGCACCGCATGGCCGGGGCGCTGGACGGCCAAGGAGGCCTCGCGGCGTGGAAGCATTTTCAGACTTCGACGTCGATCGCGGTGGTGTGGGAGAAAGACGGCGCGGAAAAGCCGGAAGCGAGCGAATTCGCGATGGCGGCGTTCCTGCCCTACCGTGCGGCGGGTTACCGCGTGGAATACACGCTGGGAAAATCGGCCGTGCCGCGGGCGTGGTGGCGTTCGGTGGAAAATTCGGGTTGCGGCTTCGTGGTAGAGAGCTTCGTGGATGAGCTGGCCGCGGCGGCCAAGGTGGACCCGCTGGAGTTCCGGTTGCGGCTGATAGGCGGCGACCGTAAGATTCCGGACTTCACCTCCCCGACCGGCGACCCGCTGGACACGGCGCGGTTGAAGGGCGTGCTGAAACTGGCCGCGGAAAAGGCCGGATGGGGCAAGGCACCGGCCAAGGGGACGGGCCGGGGGATTGCCGGGTATTTTTCGTTCAATTCCTACGCGGCGGCGGTGATCGAAGCCCGGGTGCAGAAGGGCGCGGTGCGGGTGCTGCGGGTGGTGGCGGCGGTGGACGTGGGCCGGGCGGTGAATCCGCTGGGCGTGCGGGCGCAGGTGGAGAGCGCGGTGATCTACGGGCTAACCGCGGCGCTGAAGGACGCCATCACCATCGAGCGCGGGCGGGTGGCGCAGAGCAATTTCCACGATTACGAGATGCTGCGCATCCAGGAAGCGCCGCCGGTCGAGGTGCACATCGTGGCCAGCAGCGAGAAGCCGACGGGGATCGGCGAGCCGGCCGTGCCGGTGATCGCGCCGGCGCTGTGCAACGCGCTGTACGCGGCGACGGGCAAGCGCGTGCGGCGGCTGCCCATCCGCGTGCAGGAGCTGGCCTGA